From Oscillospiraceae bacterium CM, a single genomic window includes:
- a CDS encoding DNA topoisomerase 3, whose product MRLVIAEKPSVAQSIAAVIGAKERKDGYLQGNGTLVSWCMGHLIELAPADAYDQKYAKWRREDLPILPDRWQYVVPKGKEKQLNILRNLMSRKDVDGIVCATDAGREGELIFRLVYAYCGCTKPVQRLWISSMEEIAIAEGFQALKDGAAYDNLYQSALCRSQADWLVGINATRLFSVLYGQTLNVGRVQSPTLAMLVNREAAIAAFKPTPFFNVTIALNGFAAASDRLEDKAEAERLRAACLDQIAILKAVERKDKSELPPKLYDLTTLQREANRLHGYTAQQTLDYAQSLYEKKLCTYPRTDSRYLTEDMAEKLPVLVNATAKALPFMKGTAVYMNPAQVVNSAKVSDHHAIIPTLTMRESDLSALPAGERSILHMIAARLICAVGNKHDYSETTVTLDCAGHAFTAKGKAILAPGWKEAEGRFRETLKQQPEDSKEDVSKSLPVLTEGQELEVMVAAVKEGKTTPPKHFTEDTLLSSMETAGAEDMPEDSERKGLGTPATRAGIIEKLVKTGLVERKTAKKVKYMLPTEKGAALIAVLPETLKSPVLTADWEEQLKQVERGALAATGFMNGIIAMTGELVQTYEPDSGVAFPSDKETIGVCPRCGGRVTEGKKGFSCENRTCGFILWKDNRFFAAKKKELTKKIAAALLKDGRAALPGCHSEKTGKTYDAVVVLDDTGGQYVGFKLEFSGKKE is encoded by the coding sequence ATGCGACTTGTAATTGCTGAAAAGCCCAGCGTCGCGCAGTCCATCGCCGCCGTGATCGGCGCAAAGGAGCGCAAAGACGGCTATTTGCAGGGGAACGGAACTCTCGTGTCCTGGTGCATGGGGCATCTCATTGAGCTTGCTCCCGCCGACGCCTACGATCAAAAATACGCCAAATGGCGTCGGGAGGATTTGCCTATCCTGCCCGACCGTTGGCAGTATGTTGTCCCGAAAGGCAAGGAAAAACAACTCAATATCCTGCGTAACCTCATGTCTCGCAAGGACGTAGACGGTATCGTCTGCGCCACCGACGCCGGGCGTGAAGGAGAGCTTATCTTCCGGCTGGTGTATGCCTATTGCGGCTGCACGAAGCCCGTTCAAAGACTCTGGATTTCCTCAATGGAGGAAATCGCCATAGCCGAGGGTTTTCAAGCCCTGAAAGACGGCGCTGCCTACGATAACCTGTATCAATCGGCCCTGTGCCGCTCACAGGCCGACTGGCTGGTGGGCATCAACGCCACCCGCCTGTTCTCCGTGCTGTACGGGCAGACTTTGAACGTGGGCCGGGTACAGTCCCCGACGCTGGCGATGTTGGTAAATCGGGAGGCCGCTATCGCGGCTTTCAAGCCGACGCCCTTTTTCAATGTCACCATCGCCTTAAACGGTTTTGCCGCAGCAAGCGACCGGCTGGAGGATAAGGCCGAAGCCGAGAGGCTGCGTGCCGCCTGCCTTGACCAAATTGCCATTCTCAAAGCAGTGGAGCGCAAGGACAAATCCGAGCTGCCGCCCAAGCTCTACGACCTGACCACGCTCCAGCGGGAGGCCAACCGCCTGCACGGGTACACCGCCCAGCAGACGTTGGATTATGCGCAGAGCCTTTATGAAAAGAAGCTCTGCACTTACCCCCGCACCGACAGCCGGTATCTGACCGAGGATATGGCCGAAAAGCTGCCCGTGCTGGTCAATGCCACCGCCAAGGCCCTGCCCTTTATGAAAGGAACGGCGGTGTATATGAATCCGGCACAGGTGGTCAACAGCGCCAAGGTATCCGACCATCATGCCATCATCCCGACGCTGACCATGCGAGAAAGCGACCTGTCCGCGTTACCTGCCGGGGAACGCTCCATCCTGCATATGATCGCCGCCCGGCTGATCTGTGCCGTGGGCAACAAGCATGATTATTCCGAAACCACCGTCACACTGGACTGCGCGGGCCATGCTTTCACCGCCAAGGGCAAAGCCATCCTCGCGCCCGGCTGGAAGGAGGCCGAAGGGCGGTTCAGGGAAACCCTGAAGCAGCAGCCGGAGGACAGTAAAGAAGACGTGTCCAAGTCCCTGCCGGTGCTGACCGAGGGGCAGGAACTTGAGGTGATGGTTGCCGCCGTCAAGGAGGGGAAAACCACGCCGCCCAAGCATTTCACCGAGGATACGCTTTTATCTTCTATGGAAACTGCGGGCGCGGAGGATATGCCAGAAGATTCCGAACGTAAGGGTCTGGGCACACCTGCAACCCGTGCCGGTATCATCGAAAAGCTGGTGAAAACCGGCCTTGTGGAGCGCAAAACGGCCAAGAAAGTAAAATATATGCTGCCCACGGAAAAGGGAGCCGCCCTGATTGCCGTCCTGCCAGAAACGCTCAAATCCCCGGTGCTTACCGCCGATTGGGAAGAACAGCTAAAGCAGGTGGAGCGCGGCGCACTGGCAGCCACCGGCTTCATGAATGGCATCATCGCCATGACCGGCGAATTGGTGCAAACCTATGAACCGGACTCAGGCGTGGCGTTTCCCTCCGACAAGGAAACGATAGGCGTTTGCCCCCGTTGCGGAGGGCGTGTGACGGAGGGCAAAAAAGGCTTTTCCTGTGAAAACCGGACTTGTGGGTTTATCCTCTGGAAAGACAACCGCTTCTTTGCCGCCAAGAAAAAGGAGCTGACCAAGAAAATCGCCGCCGCGCTCTTAAAGGACGGGCGGGCGGCGCTGCCCGGCTGCCACTCTGAAAAGACCGGAAAGACCTACGATGCCGTAGTTGTGCTGGATGATACCGGTGGACAGTATGTGGGTTTCAAGCTGGAGTTTTCCGGCAAGAAGGAGTGA
- a CDS encoding immunoglobulin yields the protein MKLSRYEQETIINFNEEEDTASVYTHNPKLREKLLRLTVKYPDKVRLERREPHGAASFIVPKSCVSVREPYSDTRRAADSKRAKEAKIRPPDRSIRSQNE from the coding sequence ATGAAGCTCTCCCGTTACGAGCAGGAAACCATCATCAATTTCAACGAGGAAGAAGATACGGCCAGCGTTTATACCCACAATCCGAAGCTGCGTGAGAAGCTGCTGCGCCTGACGGTCAAATACCCCGATAAAGTCAGGCTGGAGCGCCGGGAACCTCATGGAGCCGCCAGTTTTATCGTTCCCAAAAGCTGCGTGTCTGTCCGGGAGCCGTACAGCGACACACGGCGGGCCGCCGATAGCAAGCGCGCAAAAGAAGCGAAAATACGCCCTCCCGACAGGAGCATACGATCCCAAAATGAATAG
- a CDS encoding antirestriction protein ArdA produces the protein MSDYTKMRFTSTVDPDRSVILTLPSKKEQFQEAMRSIGAETIEMGCKVTDFTSDIPALDQLLAVNPDAIINATPDELNYAAARIAALTPPERELLDAVSESPLRLRKLEQIIDFKENSEFFLLIPEAKNADTLGRYYAYQSGMVDMPEKWKAAIDFEKLGMIAAEAERGAFTAHGYVLPTGDEWTHYFEKNRIVPAAHLITGAEIRPSVRERLNSSKSRPSGLPKHKHGTPDHER, from the coding sequence ATGAGCGATTACACAAAAATGCGGTTTACCAGCACCGTGGACCCGGACAGAAGCGTAATTCTTACACTCCCCTCCAAAAAGGAGCAATTCCAAGAGGCTATGCGGAGCATCGGCGCGGAAACCATAGAAATGGGCTGCAAGGTCACTGATTTTACCAGCGATATTCCGGCGCTGGATCAGCTTCTGGCGGTCAATCCCGACGCTATAATAAATGCCACGCCGGATGAGCTGAATTATGCGGCGGCGAGGATCGCGGCACTGACACCGCCAGAACGAGAACTGCTAGACGCGGTTTCAGAAAGCCCCCTGCGTTTGCGGAAGCTGGAGCAGATCATCGACTTTAAGGAAAACAGCGAGTTTTTTCTGCTCATTCCCGAGGCGAAAAACGCTGACACATTGGGCCGCTATTACGCCTATCAATCCGGTATGGTGGACATGCCGGAAAAATGGAAGGCAGCCATTGACTTTGAAAAGCTGGGCATGATTGCAGCCGAGGCGGAGCGCGGCGCGTTCACCGCACACGGTTATGTTCTGCCTACCGGCGACGAATGGACGCATTATTTTGAAAAGAACCGTATCGTACCCGCAGCGCACCTCATTACTGGCGCGGAGATCAGGCCCTCCGTCAGAGAACGTTTGAATTCCTCAAAATCCAGACCGTCCGGATTGCCGAAGCATAAACACGGCACCCCCGATCACGAACGCTGA